The region GCGCCAACCCGTACCTGGCGACCGCGGCGACCCTCTTCGCCGGGCTGCACGGGGTGCGCGAGCGGCTGCCGCTCGGCCCGCCGGTGGGGGGCGACGCCTACGCGCTCGCGGGCGAGAAGGCGGGGCCGCCGCTCCCGGCCACGCTCGAGGAGGCGCTGGACGCGCTGGAGGCCGACGAGGTGCTGCGCGGGGCGATGGGGGAGCAGATCGTGGGCACCTTCCTCGCGCTCAAGAGGTACGAGGCAGAGCGGCACCGCACGTGGGTCTCGGACTGGGAGATCTCCGAGTACCTGCACCACCTGTAGTAGGAGGAGGAAGATGACGCAGATCAGGGAGACCGTCCCGCTCGAGGAGATAGACCTCTCCGACCCCGACGCCTTCGTCGAGCGGGTCCCGCACGAGTGGTTCCGCACGCTGCGCCGGGAGGCGCCCGTCTTCTTCAACCCCGAGCCCGACGGCCCCGGCTTCTGGGTCGTAAGCCGCTACGAGGACATCCGGGAGGTGCACCGCCGCTGGGACATCTACTCCTCCGAGATCGGGGGCACCTCGCTCGAGGACCTGGAGCCCGACCAGATCGAGGCGCGCAAGTCCATGATAGACCTCGACCCGCCGCGCCACGACGAGATCCGGCGCCTCATCAGGGGCCGCTTCTCGCCGCGGGCGGTGAAGGAGTGGGAGGACCAGGTGCGCGAGGTCGCCCGCAGGGTGATCGAGGAGGCGCTGCCCAAGGGCGAGTTCGACTTCGTGCGCGAGATCTCCTCGGAGATCCCGATGCAGATCTTCGCGGACATCCTCGGCGTCCCGCAGGAGGAGCGGCGCTACATCATCGAGATCGGGGACCACCTGCTCGGCAACCAGGACCCGGAGTTCGCCCGGCCCCCGGAGAAGCCCGAGCACCGGCTGCTGCCGTTCTCCAGCCCGGCGGCGCTGGAGCTCTTCAGGATCGGGCGGGCGCTCGCCGCGGAGCGGCGCCGCAACCCCAGGGACGACATCATCACCCAGATGGCCTTCGGCGGGCTCACCCAGCGCGAGTTCGACGTGAACTTCGTGCTGCTGGCCACCGCCGGGAACGAGACGACGAGGCACACCATCACCCACGGCCTGCTGGCGCTCATCGAGAACCCCGACCAGCTCGAGCGCCTCAGGCGCGACCCCTCCCTCTACCCCTCGGCCGCCGAGGA is a window of Rubrobacter xylanophilus DSM 9941 DNA encoding:
- a CDS encoding cytochrome P450 codes for the protein MTQIRETVPLEEIDLSDPDAFVERVPHEWFRTLRREAPVFFNPEPDGPGFWVVSRYEDIREVHRRWDIYSSEIGGTSLEDLEPDQIEARKSMIDLDPPRHDEIRRLIRGRFSPRAVKEWEDQVREVARRVIEEALPKGEFDFVREISSEIPMQIFADILGVPQEERRYIIEIGDHLLGNQDPEFARPPEKPEHRLLPFSSPAALELFRIGRALAAERRRNPRDDIITQMAFGGLTQREFDVNFVLLATAGNETTRHTITHGLLALIENPDQLERLRRDPSLYPSAAEEMLRWATPVHHFRRTTTRETELAGTRIPAGAKVTTWFTSGNRDETVFERADAFDVGREPSRHRGHMTFGPGGKHFCLGAHLARMEVRVTFEELIPRLRSVELAGPVDRLRSNFFNGIKRMPVRVEAA